One segment of Candidatus Hydrogenedentota bacterium DNA contains the following:
- a CDS encoding carbon starvation protein A — MGTLLVAILSFVGFIVAYNTYGRFLARKIFGLDPNAPVPSAELRDGVDYVPTRRAIVFGHHFTSIAGTGPIVGPAIAVFWGWLPALLWVVFGSIFIGAVHDLGSLVVSLRSRGQTIGDVAGRMISPRARLLFLLILFFALTVVLAIFGLVIAVIFSEYPQSVLSVWIAMPLAVALGFWLYRFNGALLAPSLVCLFIVYLAIYAGVRWNIPIPFSNLPLYAGAEATLLQGFGSSVVMWTIVLLIYCFFASVLPVWVLLQPRDYINSHQLLVALFLLMAGLIVARPELVAPAYHGDVTGAPPIIPFLFITIACGAISGFHCVVASGTSSKQLEKETDAQYVGYGAMLLEGALAVLVILACTAGLGMGTTKGGGLTGLPAWNQYYSGNWQDMKLAESVGAFVDGGANMIGALGVPLDLGVGIIAVMVACFAATTLDTATRLQRYVLQELGGALRIHPLKDKYVATGFAVVSAGVMAMISGPAGPGSGGLILWPLFGAINQLLAGLAFLVIAFYLIRHNKPVYFLAAPLCLMIVLPAWAMTHQIFGFYRDGNMLLVALGCLVEALQAWMIVEALLMWKRARGVAPAPLPPLRLAPESEGGRSC, encoded by the coding sequence ATGGGCACCCTGCTGGTCGCCATTCTTTCTTTTGTTGGATTCATCGTCGCCTACAACACGTACGGGCGCTTTCTGGCCCGCAAGATTTTCGGGCTCGACCCAAATGCGCCGGTCCCCTCCGCCGAACTGCGGGACGGGGTCGACTACGTCCCCACGCGGAGGGCGATCGTCTTCGGCCACCATTTCACGTCGATCGCGGGCACCGGCCCCATAGTCGGGCCGGCGATCGCGGTGTTCTGGGGCTGGCTGCCTGCCCTGCTCTGGGTCGTTTTCGGGTCCATCTTCATCGGCGCGGTCCACGATCTTGGATCGCTCGTCGTCTCCCTGCGCTCGCGCGGCCAGACCATCGGCGATGTCGCCGGCCGAATGATCTCGCCCCGGGCCCGGCTTCTCTTTCTGTTGATCCTCTTCTTCGCGCTGACCGTGGTCCTGGCGATCTTCGGCCTGGTCATCGCCGTGATTTTTTCCGAATACCCGCAGAGCGTCCTGTCCGTCTGGATCGCGATGCCGCTGGCGGTCGCGCTCGGTTTCTGGCTCTACCGCTTCAACGGCGCCCTGCTCGCCCCCTCCCTCGTGTGCCTGTTCATCGTCTACCTGGCCATCTACGCGGGCGTTCGGTGGAATATCCCGATACCTTTCAGCAATCTGCCGTTGTACGCGGGGGCGGAAGCCACGCTGTTGCAGGGCTTCGGCTCTTCTGTTGTTATGTGGACCATCGTTCTCCTGATCTACTGCTTTTTCGCCAGCGTGCTGCCGGTCTGGGTGCTGCTGCAACCGCGCGACTACATCAACTCGCACCAGTTGCTGGTGGCCCTGTTTCTGCTCATGGCCGGCCTGATCGTCGCCCGCCCCGAACTCGTCGCCCCGGCCTACCACGGCGATGTCACCGGCGCGCCGCCGATTATTCCCTTCCTCTTTATCACGATCGCCTGCGGCGCCATCTCCGGGTTCCACTGTGTCGTGGCCTCGGGCACCTCCTCGAAACAGCTGGAGAAGGAAACCGACGCCCAATACGTGGGCTACGGCGCCATGCTGCTCGAAGGCGCCCTGGCCGTGCTTGTCATTCTCGCCTGCACCGCCGGCCTCGGCATGGGCACAACGAAGGGCGGCGGCCTGACCGGGCTCCCCGCGTGGAACCAGTACTATTCGGGCAACTGGCAGGATATGAAGCTGGCCGAGAGCGTGGGCGCCTTCGTGGATGGCGGCGCGAACATGATCGGGGCGCTGGGCGTACCGCTCGACCTGGGCGTCGGGATTATCGCGGTGATGGTGGCCTGTTTCGCGGCGACCACGCTCGACACCGCCACGCGCCTTCAGCGCTACGTGCTCCAGGAACTTGGCGGCGCGCTGCGCATCCATCCGCTCAAGGACAAGTATGTGGCCACGGGCTTCGCGGTGGTTTCCGCCGGCGTCATGGCGATGATTTCCGGCCCCGCCGGCCCCGGATCGGGCGGACTCATCTTGTGGCCGCTTTTCGGCGCGATTAACCAGCTCCTCGCCGGCCTCGCCTTCCTGGTGATCGCGTTTTACCTCATCCGCCACAACAAGCCGGTCTATTTCCTCGCCGCGCCGCTCTGCCTGATGATCGTTCTGCCCGCCTGGGCCATGACGCACCAGATCTTCGGGTTCTACCGGGACGGCAACATGTTGCTGGTCGCGCTGGGGTGCCTCGTGGAAGCTCTCCAGGCCTGGATGATCGTTGAAGCGCTACTGATGTGGAAACGCGCGCGCGGCGTCGCCCCCGCCCCGCTCCCGCCCCTGCGCTTGGCCCCGGAAAGCGAAGGCGGACGCTCCTGCTGA
- a CDS encoding alkaline phosphatase D family protein, producing MEIHPMGKSTSAPVSRRFFLAAASVSVAWPFAAMGHAGAPERKVLSGDYPFKLGVASGDPAPDGVVLWTRLAPDPLNGGGMPPEDALVRWQVAEDEGMGKVVRSGLATAPAEWGHSVHVEVQGLQPDRVYWYRFEAGGETSPVGRTRTAPAGHAMLDRLRFAFASCQHYETGYYNAYRDMAQDDLHAVVHLGDYIYEYGPNADRVRQHNSPEIVSLEDYRNRYALYKLDPDLQAAHQAFPWIVTWDDHEFDNNYAGLVSEEEGVDPAAFMARRAAAYQAYYENMPLRRSALPRGPFMPLYRGVSYGLLAQFSVLDTRQYRSDQPCGDGNKTPCDGVFDPDASLLGPVQEKWLCDGLAASPARWNVLAQQVMMARVDRAPGDAVAWSMDQWAGYDVGRTRLLEFLRDRQVSNPVVITGDIHTNWVNDLKVNFDDMAAPAVATEFVGTSITSGGDGSEKRKDTDGVLADNPFVKFYNAERGYVRCEVTPDAWRTDFRVAPIVSKPGEPCLTRASFVLENGRPGAERV from the coding sequence ATGGAGATCCATCCCATGGGTAAATCGACTTCGGCTCCAGTCAGCCGCCGTTTCTTTCTGGCCGCCGCTTCGGTGTCGGTGGCGTGGCCGTTCGCGGCGATGGGCCACGCCGGGGCGCCGGAACGCAAGGTCCTTTCGGGGGACTACCCCTTCAAGCTCGGGGTGGCGTCGGGCGATCCCGCGCCGGACGGCGTGGTGCTCTGGACGCGCCTGGCCCCGGATCCGCTGAATGGTGGGGGGATGCCGCCGGAGGACGCGCTGGTGCGCTGGCAGGTGGCGGAGGACGAGGGCATGGGGAAGGTGGTGCGGAGCGGCTTGGCCACGGCGCCGGCGGAGTGGGGGCATTCCGTGCACGTGGAAGTGCAGGGGCTTCAGCCCGACCGGGTGTATTGGTACCGCTTCGAGGCGGGCGGCGAGACCAGCCCGGTGGGGCGGACGCGGACGGCCCCGGCCGGCCACGCGATGCTGGATCGGCTGCGCTTCGCCTTTGCCTCGTGCCAGCACTATGAAACCGGCTACTACAACGCGTACCGCGACATGGCGCAAGACGATCTGCACGCGGTGGTGCATCTGGGGGACTATATCTACGAGTACGGGCCGAATGCGGACCGGGTGCGGCAGCACAACAGCCCGGAGATCGTGTCGCTGGAGGATTACCGCAACCGCTACGCGCTCTACAAGCTCGATCCGGATCTGCAGGCGGCGCACCAGGCTTTCCCGTGGATTGTGACGTGGGACGACCACGAATTCGACAACAATTACGCCGGCCTGGTGTCCGAGGAGGAAGGGGTGGACCCCGCGGCGTTCATGGCGCGGCGTGCGGCCGCCTACCAGGCCTACTACGAGAATATGCCCCTGCGGCGATCGGCATTGCCGCGCGGGCCGTTCATGCCGCTGTATCGCGGCGTGTCCTACGGCCTGCTGGCGCAGTTTTCCGTGCTGGATACGCGCCAGTACCGCAGCGACCAGCCGTGTGGCGATGGGAACAAGACGCCCTGCGACGGGGTGTTCGATCCGGACGCGAGCCTGCTGGGTCCGGTGCAGGAGAAGTGGCTGTGCGATGGACTCGCCGCGTCGCCGGCGCGCTGGAACGTTCTCGCGCAACAGGTAATGATGGCGCGGGTGGATCGCGCTCCGGGGGATGCGGTGGCCTGGAGCATGGACCAGTGGGCGGGCTATGACGTCGGGCGGACGCGGCTGCTTGAATTCCTTCGGGACCGGCAGGTATCGAACCCGGTGGTGATTACGGGCGATATTCACACGAACTGGGTGAACGATCTCAAGGTCAATTTCGACGATATGGCCGCGCCGGCGGTGGCTACGGAATTCGTCGGCACGTCGATTACGTCCGGTGGCGACGGGTCCGAGAAGCGGAAGGACACCGACGGCGTGCTCGCGGACAACCCGTTTGTGAAGTTCTACAACGCGGAGCGGGGCTATGTGCGGTGCGAGGTCACGCCGGACGCGTGGCGAACGGATTTTCGCGTGGCGCCGATCGTAAGCAAGCCGGGGGAGCCATGTCTGACGCGGGCGTCGTTCGTGCTGGAAAACGGGCGGCCGGGCGCGGAGCGGGTCTAA
- a CDS encoding YceI family protein — protein sequence MKAIQILTALALVAAITVLPGCENKPADDIPRAVTNTEAPAEAPAEAPAEAPMEAAPAEAPAEAAPAPEAAAPAGEPVTFAIVPNDENVIGFTGYKVTGKQQGGWAEYDGSVTLATGAIESAAINITIEMQSLFSGSTMLTDTLLTESWFNAKEFPQASFTSSKVEKAGDAYNVSGDLTLRGVTKNITFPAQISVDGDTLSTQAKFAVNRSDWGIKDTGFAGDLVEDEVVIEFSVVANKA from the coding sequence ATGAAAGCCATCCAGATACTCACCGCCCTGGCGCTTGTCGCCGCAATCACCGTCCTGCCGGGCTGCGAAAACAAGCCCGCGGACGATATCCCGCGCGCCGTAACGAATACGGAAGCGCCCGCGGAAGCGCCCGCCGAAGCGCCGGCGGAAGCTCCCATGGAAGCCGCGCCTGCCGAAGCGCCTGCCGAAGCCGCGCCCGCTCCCGAAGCAGCCGCACCGGCGGGTGAACCGGTCACCTTCGCCATCGTTCCGAACGATGAAAACGTCATCGGGTTCACCGGCTACAAGGTCACCGGCAAACAGCAGGGCGGCTGGGCCGAGTACGACGGCTCCGTGACCTTGGCGACCGGCGCGATCGAATCCGCCGCCATCAATATCACGATTGAGATGCAGAGCCTGTTTTCCGGCTCCACCATGTTGACCGACACCCTGCTGACCGAGTCCTGGTTCAACGCAAAGGAATTTCCCCAGGCCTCCTTTACCTCCAGCAAGGTCGAGAAGGCCGGCGACGCCTACAACGTCAGCGGCGACCTCACCCTGCGCGGCGTCACCAAGAACATCACCTTCCCGGCCCAGATCAGCGTCGACGGAGACACGCTCTCCACGCAGGCGAAGTTCGCCGTGAACCGCAGCGACTGGGGCATCAAAGACACCGGTTTCGCCGGTGACCTCGTCGAAGACGAAGTCGTAATCGAGTTCAGCGTCGTCGCCAACAAGGCGTAA
- a CDS encoding Gfo/Idh/MocA family oxidoreductase, with protein sequence MNEVTRRNFMKAAGATAGFAIATGYNPLSYGQTDKVRVGCIGTGGQGNFHLQDGIWGTDDIEVVAVCDVYEPHQRGGVLNGWIANAQIVIEGGRPTAEQRETLKGFKRPTPYYDYKEMIEKENLDAVIISTGLAEHYEPTMYALDQGLYVFCEKTMCFDIEEGRNVVKKAHEKGKWVQVGHQRRYNPNYNLAMKRFLEEGWLGRVNHMEMQWHRNNAGRRVVDNSYEFNEMEKKFIKTDLERHLNWRLYEDLSGGLSTELLTHSVDIANWFCGCVPNKVYASGGIDYWRDGRTCADNISVLYDYNISRSRGTFVSIDGRNEYQNVFEINKPYTVRCFYSCILANAKKGASEMIMGDKGAIEMTEDRGCWFTQEPWAKPLTEEQKEEIRQRLEAFNEATKDMSAQEKEAYKLTNAITRLESNEGNAGELFAAEGSETTADVHQFRAFTHHIKNGGRPRTNEMVGLGSTIVSMAAVKAIRDGVTVDIDPAWFEFDFDEPSAIEYDTDAKPIQVTQA encoded by the coding sequence ATGAACGAAGTTACTCGGCGTAATTTCATGAAGGCGGCGGGCGCGACCGCGGGCTTCGCGATCGCGACGGGGTACAACCCGCTTTCCTACGGCCAGACCGATAAGGTGCGCGTTGGCTGCATCGGCACGGGTGGCCAGGGCAACTTCCACCTGCAGGACGGCATCTGGGGTACGGACGACATTGAAGTCGTGGCGGTGTGCGACGTATACGAGCCGCACCAGCGGGGCGGCGTGCTGAACGGCTGGATTGCCAACGCCCAGATAGTGATCGAGGGTGGGCGTCCGACGGCCGAGCAGCGGGAGACGCTTAAGGGCTTCAAGAGGCCAACCCCCTACTACGACTACAAGGAGATGATCGAGAAGGAAAACCTCGACGCTGTAATCATCTCCACGGGGCTCGCGGAGCACTACGAGCCGACGATGTACGCGCTGGATCAGGGGCTGTACGTCTTCTGCGAGAAGACGATGTGCTTCGACATCGAAGAAGGCCGGAACGTCGTCAAGAAGGCCCACGAGAAGGGTAAGTGGGTGCAGGTTGGCCACCAGCGCCGCTACAACCCGAACTACAACCTCGCGATGAAGCGCTTCCTGGAGGAAGGCTGGCTCGGGCGCGTGAACCACATGGAAATGCAGTGGCACCGGAACAACGCCGGCCGCCGCGTGGTGGACAACAGCTACGAGTTCAACGAAATGGAGAAGAAGTTCATCAAGACGGACCTCGAGCGGCACCTGAACTGGCGCCTGTACGAGGATCTGTCGGGCGGCCTTTCGACCGAACTCCTCACGCACTCGGTGGACATCGCCAACTGGTTCTGCGGCTGCGTGCCGAACAAGGTGTACGCCTCCGGCGGCATCGACTACTGGCGCGACGGACGGACCTGCGCGGACAACATCTCCGTGCTCTACGACTACAACATCAGCCGCAGCCGGGGCACCTTCGTCTCGATCGACGGCCGGAACGAATACCAGAACGTCTTCGAGATCAACAAGCCCTACACCGTGCGCTGCTTCTACTCCTGCATCCTGGCGAACGCCAAGAAGGGCGCGTCGGAGATGATCATGGGCGACAAGGGCGCGATCGAGATGACCGAGGATCGCGGCTGCTGGTTCACCCAGGAGCCCTGGGCGAAGCCGCTCACGGAAGAGCAGAAAGAGGAGATTCGCCAGCGCCTGGAGGCCTTCAACGAGGCGACGAAAGACATGAGCGCGCAGGAGAAGGAGGCCTACAAACTGACCAACGCAATTACCCGCCTGGAAAGCAACGAAGGCAACGCCGGCGAGCTCTTCGCGGCCGAAGGCTCGGAGACGACGGCGGACGTGCACCAGTTCCGCGCGTTCACGCACCACATCAAGAACGGCGGGCGCCCGCGCACAAACGAGATGGTCGGCCTGGGCTCGACCATTGTCTCCATGGCCGCCGTCAAGGCCATCCGCGACGGGGTCACGGTCGATATCGATCCGGCCTGGTTCGAATTCGACTTCGACGAGCCCTCCGCCATCGAATACGATACGGATGCGAAGCCCATCCAGGTCACCCAGGCCTGA